In one Lolium rigidum isolate FL_2022 chromosome 3, APGP_CSIRO_Lrig_0.1, whole genome shotgun sequence genomic region, the following are encoded:
- the LOC124698649 gene encoding zinc finger protein 36-like, with protein MVAAMQSLFDPTALSLSLGLPAAPALNKDDYLAICLAALARTGTGTGQAQQQVEAAGKWCPRPAPAEDLRFRCAVCGKAFASYQALGGHKSSHRKPPPTGVDHYAAAAAVSAHASASEDTAASSGGSTSGPHRCTICRRGFATGQALGGHKRCHYWDGTSVSMSMSVSLSASASGSSAVRNFDLNLLPVPESAGMKRWTEEEEVQSPLPPKKLRMSN; from the coding sequence ATGGTCGCCGCCATGCAATCCCTCTTCGACCCGaccgcgctctccctctccctcggcCTCCCCGCCGCGCCGGCGCTCAACAAGGACGACTACCTCGCCATCTGCCTCGCCGCGCTCGCCCgtaccggcaccggcaccggccaaGCACAGCAGCAGGTGGAGGCCGCCGGCAAGTGGTGCCCGCGCCCCGCGCCGGCGGAGGACCTCCGCTTCCGCTGCGCGGTCTGCGGCAAGGCCTTCGCCTCCTACCAGGCGCTCGGCGGTCACAAGTCTAGCCACCGCAAGCCACCACCCACCGGGGTAGACCACTACGCCGCCGCTGCGGCCGTCTCCGCGCACGCGTCCGCCTCGGAGGACACGGCGGCGTCGTCCGGCGGGAGCACCAGTGGCCCGCACCGTTGCACCATCTGCAGGAGGGGCTTCGCCACGGGGCAGGCGCTCGGCGGCCACAAGCGCTGCCACTACTGGGACGGCACCTCCGTGTCCATGTCCATGTCCGTTTCActgtccgcctccgcctcggGGTCGTCGGCCGTCAGGAACTTCGACCTCAACCTTCTGCCGGTGCCGGAGAGCGCCGGGATGAAGAggtggacggaggaggaggaggtgcagaGCCCGCTGCCGCCCAAGAAGCTTCGGATGTCTAATTAG
- the LOC124698648 gene encoding zinc finger protein 36-like, whose product MNMNMTQDDYVQLCLMALASAASASGGVQPAEGQWLQVTPLSSAPPAACELRYRCSVCGKAFPSHQALGGHKASHRTRAAAAVLPLHVSASSADETTASSTTSGGGRHKCSVCHRSFATGQALGGHKRCHYWDGLSVSLTASASTASGSGSCLRDFDLNLTPVPERATAAMRRWGEEEEVQSPLPIKKRRLSVPSLELNLTT is encoded by the coding sequence ATGAACATGAACATGACGCAGGACGACTACGTTCAGCTGTGCCTCATGGCGCTCGCCTccgcggcatcggcatcgggcGGCGTCCAACCAGCGGAGGGGCAATGGCTACAGGTTACGCCGCTGTCGTCCGCCCCGCCAGCAGCCTGCGAGCTCCGCTACCGGTGCTCCGTCTGCGGCAAGGCGTTCCCGTCTCACCAAGCGCTGGGCGGGCACAAGGCCAGCCACcggacgcgggcggcggcggctgtgctGCCCCTGCACGTAAGCGCGTCGTCGGCGGACGAAACGACGGCTTCCTCGACCACGTCCGGCGGCGGCAGGCACAAGTGCTCCGTGTGCCACCGGAGCTTCGCAACGGGGCAGGCGCTCGGTGGGCACAAGAGGTGCCATTACTGGGACGGGCTGTCAGTGTCGCTAACGGCGTCGGCGTCCACGGCCTCGGGTTCCGGGTCCTGCTTGAGGGATTTTGACCTCAACCTGACACCGGTGCCAGAGAGGGCCACCGCCGCCATGCGAAggtggggagaggaggaggaggtgcagaGCCCTTTGCCGATCAAGAAGCGGCGGCTGTCAGTTCCTTCCTTGGAGCTTAACTTAACAACTTGA